The genome window GCTCGGGCCGCCGCTGTTCAGCCGGGACGTCTACAGCTACCTCGCCCAGGGCGCGCTGGTCGGGGCCGGGATCAACGCCTACACCCACGGGCCGGCCGTGCTCGGCGGCCCGTTCGACGCCCAGGTGCCGGGGCTGTGGCAGCACACCCCGGCGCCCTACGGGCCGGTCTTCCTGCTGCTCGCGGACGCCGTCGCGCACCTGGCCGGGCACGCGCTGAGCGCCGGCGTGCTGCTGCTGCGGCTGGTCGCGCTGGCGGGGCTGGGGCTGCTCGCGGTGGTGCTGCCCCGGCTGGCCCGGGCCTGCGGGGTGCCGGCGCCGGCGGCGCTCTGGCTGGGGCTGCTCAACCCGCTGGTGCTGTTCCACCTGGTGGCCGGCGCGCACAACGACGCGCTGCTGCTCGCGCTGCTGGTCACCGGATTGCTGCTGCGCCGCCGGCCGTTCTGGGCGGCCGTGCTGGTCACCCTGGCCGCCCTGGTCAAGCTGCCGGCCGCGCTCGGCCTGGCCGCCGTGGCGCTGCTCTGGGGGGAGCGGCTGCGCGGCCGGACGGGTCTGGGGCGGGCCGCGACGGCCGCCGCGGCGCTGGCCGTCGCCGCCACGGCCGTCGCGACCACGGCCGCCGTCACCGCGCTCACCGGCGTCGGCTACGGCTGGGTGCACGCGCTGGCCGTGCCGGTGTCGGCGGGCAGTTGGTCGCTCACCAGCCTGCTCGGCAGGGCCTGCGGCTGGCTGCTGGCCGCCTTCTTCGCGCCGTACCGGGCGGGGCTCGGCGGGCTGGCGGTGGTGGCCTGGCGCTGGTTGGGGCTGGCGGCGGCGGTGGCCTCGGTGCTGCTGCTGGTGGGGCGGGTGCGGCGGCGGAAGATCGGCGCGGTCTACGCCGTCGGGCTGGCGCTGGTGGCTGTGGTGGCGCTCGGGCCGGCCATCCGGCCCTGGTACGCGCTCTGGGGCGGGGTGCTGATCGCGGCGGCCGCGCCGGCGGACGGGCGGGTGCGGCGCTGGGCTCCGCTGGTCTGCGGGCTGCTCGCGCTGATCGTGGCGCCGGACGGGTTCACTCCGGGGCCGCAGGCGGTGCTGCTCGCGGTGGGCGGCGGGGTGCTCGGCGCGCTGACCGTACTGGCGGGGATGTGGTTCCGACCGGTGCGGCGGCGACAGGCGCAGGCGGGCGCGGCGTGAGGCCGCACGGCACCCCGGCGCGGATCGTCGTGCTGCTCGCGGCGGTCGGGCTCAGTGCCGTGTTCCTGACGGTGATCCCGGGGCACGGCTGGTTCGACGTGCGGATCTACTGGGAGGCGGTCCGGCTCTGGCAGCACGGCGGCCGGATCTACGACTACCAGCGGACCGGCACGAACTACGGCTTCACCTACCCGCCGTTCGCCGCCGTCTGCATGGCGCCGCTGGCGGTGCTCGGCTGGCCCGCGGCGGTCGTGCTGAACCTGGCGCTCAGCCTGCTGGCCGGCGCGGCGCTGCTGCACTGGCTGGTCGTTCCGGTCCTGCGCCGGCGGGGGTGGAGCGGCTGGTACGGGGTCGGGCTGGCGGGCTGCCTGTTCGCGGTGCTCAACCCGGTGCGGGACACCTTCAGTCTCGGGCAGGTCAACCTGCTGCTGCTGGCCCTGGTCTTCGCCGACCTGCGGAGTCTGCGGCGCGGCAGCCGGTTCGCCGGGGTCGGGATCGGCCTGGCCACCGCGGTCAAGCTGACGCCCGGACTCTTCGTCGGCTACCTGCTGCTGACGGGGCGTCGGCGGGAGGCGCTGACCGCCGCGGGCACCGCGCTGGGGGCGACGCTGGTCGGGTTCCTCGCGATGCCGGGCCAGTCCCGGTACTTCTGGACGGCGGCGCTGTGGGACACCGGCCGGATCGGTTCGGTGCCGTACGTCTCCAACCAGTCGCTGCTGGGCTTGTCGGCCCGGCTGGTTCCGGAGGGCGCGGCCCGGCCGCTCTGGCTGCTGCTGGTGCTGCCGGTGCTGGCCCTGTGGGCGCGGCGCGCGCGGCGGGCGGCGGACGGCGGCGACGAGCGCGGCGGTTTCGCGCTCACGGGGCTGACCTGTTGCCTGGTCAGCCCGATCACCTGGGTGCACCACCTGGTCTGGATGCTGCCCGCGCTGCTGGTGCTGGTGGACGCGGGCTGGTCGGCGGCGGATCCGGTCCGGCGGCGCCGGCTGCTCTGGGCCGCCGCCGGGATCTGCGTGCTGCTGACCAGCGGACTGGTCTGGCTCTGGCGGTTCGGCGCGCACGGGGTGGGCGGGCTGCTCGGCGCCAACGCGTACGTGCTGGCCACCCTCGCGCTGCTGCCGGGCCTGCCGTTGTGCGGTGTGACGGAGGGTCAGACTCGCTCGGATCAGGAACTCCTGACGGCCTGAGCGAGCCCGAGGGGTGGCGGGGGTCGGCCCGTGTCCCGGCGGTCGCCGGTTGGGAAGACGATCGTCAGTCCGGAAGCTCTGGTGCCCACGCGGGGAAGTGCGAGTCCAGGTCTGGCGCGGGCCGACCCGCCGCCACCATGCTCCAGCAAGGAACTGGTTATTGCAACTCTTTCGCAATAGTGTGGCTCCGGCAAGATCACCGACCCGGAACACGCCGGAACACGCCTGGAAAGGGAGCCCATGGGCGCCTACACGCTGCCTGACCTGCCGTACGACTACTCCGCGCTGGAGCGCGCGATGTCGGCGGAGATCCTGGAACTGCACCACTCCAAGCACCACGCCGCCTACGTGAAGGGGGCCAACGACACCCTGGAGCAGCTGGCCGAGGCCCGCGACAAGGAGCAGTTCGGCGGTCTCGTCGGCCTGCAGAAGACCCTCGCCTTCCACCTCTCCGGCCACGTGCTGCACTCGCTCTTCTGGCAGAACCTCTCCCCGGAGGGCGGCGACCGGCCCGACGGCGCGCTGGCCGACGCCGTCACCGAGCACTTCGGCTCCTTCGACGCCTTCCGCAAGCAGCTCACCGCCGCCACCGTCGGCGTCCAGGGCTCCGGCTGGGGCATCCTCTCCTGGGAGCCGCTCGGCAAGCGCCTGATCGTCGAGCAGGTCTACGACCACCACGGCAACGTCGGCCAGGGCAGCACCCCGCTGCTCGCCTTCGACGCCTGGGAGCACGCCTACTACCTGCAGTACCGCAACGTCCGCCCCGACTACGTGACCCGCCTGTGGGACGTCGTCAACTGGCAGGACGTCAGCACCCGCTTCGCGGCGGCCACCGCGGGCTGACCCGCCGTCGGGCCGTGCTCGGGCCGCGGTCGGGCTGCGGTCCAGGAAGGCGGTCCACGGGGGCGGGCGGGTACGCTCGCCCCCATGACCGATCCACTCGTCGAGCTGCCCGAGCGGCTGCTGCCCCAGGTCACCTGCCGGGGCTGCGGCCGGCCGCTGCACGACCCCGAGTCGCGGATGCTGCGCTACGGGCCCGGCTGCCGCGAGTCGGTCGAGCCGGTGCGCCGGCGCGAGGTGGCCCAGGAGGCGCTGCCGGGGCTGTGAGCGTGGTCAGACCTCGCGCCGCCGCACCCGCCGCCAGCTGTGCCGGGCGGCCTCGGCGGGCCGCCGGCCCCAGGACGGGGTCGGCGGGGTCTGCGGCGCCTGCGGCTCCACCGGAGCGGGCGCGGGCTCGAAGGGCGTGAGGTCGACCGGTGCGGGCTGCGGGACCGGCGCCCCGGTGAAGTAGTCCGGATCCTTGGGCCGTTCGCGGCGCATCCGGGTGCCCGGGGTGACCGGTTGCAGGTGCGGGATGTGCTTGGAGCAGTGGATGTAGGCCTCGTCCACCGAGAGCCGGATCCAGAACTCGGCCTTGCGGCCGGGTGCGGTCTCCAGCGGCAGCTCCGGGTAGGCGGTGCGCAGCGCGGCGTCGGGGCGCAGCTGGGCGGTGCCGTTGATGTGCAGCCCGATCCGGTCGCCGGTGAAGTCTACGAAGAGCAGCCCGAGATGGGGGTTCTCGGCGATGTTGCCGGCGCTCGCCATCACGCCGTTGCCCCGGTACTCGGGGTAGGCCAGGGTGTGCGCGTCCAGCACCTGGACGAAGCCGGGCGGGCCGGCCCGGAAGCTGGCGTCGCAGGCGCCGTGGCCGTCCGCGGTGGCCAGGAAGACCATGGTCTGCCGGGCCACGAACTCCCGCATCTGCTGGGTGAGGTAGGGCCGGACCTGGCGCTGGTAGAACTGTGCGGCGCGCTCCTCGGTGCCCAACTCCCGTTGCAGCTCGTGCTCCCCGGCCGAGCCGTGGCACATCTCGGGGGTCAGGTCGGGGCCCGGGGCGGATCCCAGCGCGGAGTTGGTCATGAGTGGTCCACCTGGTCGAGGGAGACGAACGGGTCGTGGTGCAGCCGCTCCAGCGGGATGCCGCCGCGCTGCAGCACCCGGGCGGCGGCCACCACGAGCGAGGCGGGGCCGGCCAGGTAGGCGTCGTGCTCGGGCCACGGGCCGTGCTGGGCCATGGTGTTGAGCAGCTGGGCGCCGCTGCCGGTGGTGAGCTCGTCGGCCACCGTGGCGCGCACCGCCAGCCAGCCGTGCCGGCGGGCCAGTTGGTGCAGGTCGTCCAGGCTGTAGAGCTCCTCCAGGGTGCGGGCGCCCACGTAGAGGTCGATCGGGCGGCGGGTGCCGTCCAGCACCGCCTGCTCGATCAGCGCCCGGGCGGTGGCCAGGCCGGTGCCGCCGGCCACGCAGACCACCGGGCGCGGCGAGTGCGGGTCCAGCGCGAGGTCGCCGAGCGGTGGGCCGAGGGTGACGACGTCGCCGGTCTCGGCCTGCCGGACCAGGGCGTTGCTGACCCGGCCGCCGGTGACGGCGCGGACCAGGAAGGTGATGCTGTTGTCCCGGCGGGCCGCGTGCGCGGGGGAGTAGTAGCGCCAGGTGCGGGGCCACCAGGGGGTGGTCATGCTGACGAACTGGCCGCCTCGGTAGGGGTAGGCCTGGTCCGGCTGGACGGTGATCTCGGCCAGGTTGTGGGCGCGGCGGCGGTGGCCGGTGATCTGCGCCTGCCAGACGGCCGGGCGGTGCTTGGCGTCCTCGATCGCGGCCTGGTCCATGGCCTGGGCGGCCACGTTGTAGGCGGTGGTCCAGGCCTCGGCGGTCTCCAGGGTCCAAGCCGGGCCGGCGAAGTGCGCCAGGGTGGCCAGCAGGCACTCGCCCACCGCGCCGTAGTGCGCCGTCACCGTGCCGAACTTGCGGTGGTCGCGGCCGAGGTCGGAGCAGAACCGGGCGAGGTTGTCCGGGTCGTCCACCAGGTCCACGATCATCAGCAGGGCGCGCAGCAGGCGGTCCTGCTGGACTTCCATCCGGATCGGGAAGAGCTCGCGGACCTGTGGGTGGCGTTCGAAGAGCAGGGTGTAGAAGAACCGCGGCAGGTCGGCCGCGCAGGGTTCCACGGCGGCCACCGTGGCGCGCACCAGTTCGATCTGGCGCTTCGTCACCAAGGGTTCCGGTGCGGCGTGCTGCGCGGGCTGGGGGCGGGTCGCCAGGGCGAGACCGCCGGTCGGACGGGTGGCACGGAACTTCACGGTGAGGTTCTCCTGACCAGATCGTCACCCCCCGTGAACTGCCGGTCTGCGGCATGAACCCGACAGATTCTGCCGACCTCACCCGGTCAGGCCAAGTGCCTTGCTGTGAAACGTGTGTGAGTGTGGATTTCTGGCGCGATGGCGATCGAACTGATAGTGGCTGGTGACTCATCGAACAGTGTCGAACGCGAAGGGTGAAGGCAGGTTCCGCCGAGAATCGGGCGGTGAGCCGGGGATCGTGTGAACGAATCATGGAAAGCGACGGTCGGTGTCGCTCCGACTGCGCTGCGCAGCGGCGGAACTGGTGAGGCTTTGGTGTTGCAGATGTGGACGTGACCCGGGACCGTCTCGCGCGTTGGAACGGGTATGAAGAAGCGCAGCATGCTCGCCATCACCTCGCTCGCCGTCGGATTCGCCGCCTCGCTGGCCGCGCCCAGCGCGCACGCCGCCGATGCGGTGGGCGACGGCACCACCCCCAACCTCGCGGGCAACCACACCCTGTTGGACCCGCTGCTCGGCAACCACCAGCACCAGCCGACCACCACCGGCACCGGC of Kitasatospora viridis contains these proteins:
- a CDS encoding pyridoxamine 5'-phosphate oxidase family protein, whose protein sequence is MTNSALGSAPGPDLTPEMCHGSAGEHELQRELGTEERAAQFYQRQVRPYLTQQMREFVARQTMVFLATADGHGACDASFRAGPPGFVQVLDAHTLAYPEYRGNGVMASAGNIAENPHLGLLFVDFTGDRIGLHINGTAQLRPDAALRTAYPELPLETAPGRKAEFWIRLSVDEAYIHCSKHIPHLQPVTPGTRMRRERPKDPDYFTGAPVPQPAPVDLTPFEPAPAPVEPQAPQTPPTPSWGRRPAEAARHSWRRVRRREV
- a CDS encoding DUF6011 domain-containing protein yields the protein MTDPLVELPERLLPQVTCRGCGRPLHDPESRMLRYGPGCRESVEPVRRREVAQEALPGL
- a CDS encoding globin domain-containing protein, which encodes MKFRATRPTGGLALATRPQPAQHAAPEPLVTKRQIELVRATVAAVEPCAADLPRFFYTLLFERHPQVRELFPIRMEVQQDRLLRALLMIVDLVDDPDNLARFCSDLGRDHRKFGTVTAHYGAVGECLLATLAHFAGPAWTLETAEAWTTAYNVAAQAMDQAAIEDAKHRPAVWQAQITGHRRRAHNLAEITVQPDQAYPYRGGQFVSMTTPWWPRTWRYYSPAHAARRDNSITFLVRAVTGGRVSNALVRQAETGDVVTLGPPLGDLALDPHSPRPVVCVAGGTGLATARALIEQAVLDGTRRPIDLYVGARTLEELYSLDDLHQLARRHGWLAVRATVADELTTGSGAQLLNTMAQHGPWPEHDAYLAGPASLVVAAARVLQRGGIPLERLHHDPFVSLDQVDHS
- a CDS encoding glycosyltransferase 87 family protein, with product MRPHGTPARIVVLLAAVGLSAVFLTVIPGHGWFDVRIYWEAVRLWQHGGRIYDYQRTGTNYGFTYPPFAAVCMAPLAVLGWPAAVVLNLALSLLAGAALLHWLVVPVLRRRGWSGWYGVGLAGCLFAVLNPVRDTFSLGQVNLLLLALVFADLRSLRRGSRFAGVGIGLATAVKLTPGLFVGYLLLTGRRREALTAAGTALGATLVGFLAMPGQSRYFWTAALWDTGRIGSVPYVSNQSLLGLSARLVPEGAARPLWLLLVLPVLALWARRARRAADGGDERGGFALTGLTCCLVSPITWVHHLVWMLPALLVLVDAGWSAADPVRRRRLLWAAAGICVLLTSGLVWLWRFGAHGVGGLLGANAYVLATLALLPGLPLCGVTEGQTRSDQELLTA
- the mptB gene encoding polyprenol phosphomannose-dependent alpha 1,6 mannosyltransferase MptB gives rise to the protein MPNWGASARRCRHLGLVGSLVLALGGLGAGAVPLGRPHAPTRPGIFLAWFGMVLLIAAWLLLGRAVRGAAPPSPRWLLRTLFCWAAPLVLGPPLFSRDVYSYLAQGALVGAGINAYTHGPAVLGGPFDAQVPGLWQHTPAPYGPVFLLLADAVAHLAGHALSAGVLLLRLVALAGLGLLAVVLPRLARACGVPAPAALWLGLLNPLVLFHLVAGAHNDALLLALLVTGLLLRRRPFWAAVLVTLAALVKLPAALGLAAVALLWGERLRGRTGLGRAATAAAALAVAATAVATTAAVTALTGVGYGWVHALAVPVSAGSWSLTSLLGRACGWLLAAFFAPYRAGLGGLAVVAWRWLGLAAAVASVLLLVGRVRRRKIGAVYAVGLALVAVVALGPAIRPWYALWGGVLIAAAAPADGRVRRWAPLVCGLLALIVAPDGFTPGPQAVLLAVGGGVLGALTVLAGMWFRPVRRRQAQAGAA
- a CDS encoding superoxide dismutase, producing MGAYTLPDLPYDYSALERAMSAEILELHHSKHHAAYVKGANDTLEQLAEARDKEQFGGLVGLQKTLAFHLSGHVLHSLFWQNLSPEGGDRPDGALADAVTEHFGSFDAFRKQLTAATVGVQGSGWGILSWEPLGKRLIVEQVYDHHGNVGQGSTPLLAFDAWEHAYYLQYRNVRPDYVTRLWDVVNWQDVSTRFAAATAG